The Aeromicrobium yanjiei genome includes a region encoding these proteins:
- a CDS encoding ABC transporter permease → MTAFRSLARAMLKGFFRDRMAFFFAVIFPLMFLVLFGGLFTDDGTSRSEIIQVGPVSVLDQTPKQLKTYLDESLEITKSSDLEDAIEKVRKGDADAVISQDGDDLLVRYSRADQVQAATVQGTFQAIVQSANIAETGQKPKFTLTTDQVEDESLKAIQYYTPGLMGWAIASGATFGAATNLVVWRKNGLLRRLRLAPISTSSVVTARVAVSIAIAVVQAAIFLGVGMVLFGLRLTGSWPMIVPLLICGTLAFMAIGLLAGAVARTEEAAVGIANFVVLPMAFLSGSFFPLDGAPGYVTAVSKVLPLKHLNDGMLDTMVRGEGPSAALVPMAILLGFAIVVTAIAARVFRWDD, encoded by the coding sequence ATGACCGCCTTCCGCAGCCTGGCCCGCGCGATGCTCAAGGGCTTCTTCCGCGACCGGATGGCGTTCTTCTTCGCGGTGATCTTCCCGCTCATGTTCCTCGTGCTGTTCGGCGGCCTCTTCACCGACGACGGGACGTCCCGGTCCGAGATCATCCAGGTCGGCCCGGTGTCCGTCCTCGACCAGACGCCCAAGCAGCTCAAGACGTACCTCGACGAGAGCCTGGAGATCACCAAGTCGTCCGATCTGGAGGACGCGATCGAGAAGGTGCGCAAGGGGGACGCCGACGCGGTCATCTCCCAGGACGGCGACGACCTGCTCGTCCGCTACTCGCGGGCCGACCAGGTGCAGGCCGCGACGGTCCAGGGCACGTTCCAGGCGATCGTCCAGTCGGCCAACATCGCCGAGACGGGGCAGAAGCCGAAGTTCACCCTCACGACCGACCAGGTCGAGGACGAGTCGCTGAAGGCGATCCAGTACTACACGCCGGGCCTCATGGGCTGGGCGATCGCGTCGGGCGCGACCTTCGGCGCCGCGACCAACCTCGTGGTCTGGCGCAAGAACGGGCTCCTGCGCCGGCTGCGACTCGCGCCCATCTCGACGAGCTCGGTCGTCACGGCGCGCGTCGCCGTGTCGATCGCGATCGCGGTGGTCCAGGCCGCGATCTTCCTCGGGGTGGGGATGGTGCTGTTCGGGCTGCGGCTGACCGGCTCGTGGCCGATGATCGTGCCGCTCCTGATCTGCGGCACCCTGGCGTTCATGGCGATCGGCCTGCTCGCAGGGGCCGTGGCCCGGACCGAGGAGGCGGCGGTCGGCATCGCCAACTTCGTGGTGCTGCCGATGGCGTTCCTGTCCGGCTCGTTCTTTCCCCTCGACGGGGCGCCCGGCTACGTCACGGCGGTGAGCAAGGTGCTGCCGCTCAAGCACCTCAACGACGGGATGCTCGACACCATGGTGCGTGGGGAGGGGCCGTCCGCGGCGCTCGTGCCCATGGCGATCCTGCTCGGCTTCGCGATCGTCGTCACCGCGATCGCGGCGCGGGTCTTCCGCTGGGACGACTGA
- a CDS encoding ABC transporter ATP-binding protein — translation MGVEIRAEGLVMTYGDVRAVDGVSFTVAPGEFFGLLGPNGAGKTTTLEMVEGLRKPMGGTVRIDEHEPWKREPELQRRMGVQLQASSFFERLTAREQLDTFGALYGVPAGRTDEMLEQVGLVDKADVRTEDLSGGQKQRLSIACALIHDPEVVFLDEPTAALDPQARHNLWDVLRTINASGRTVILTTHYMDEAEVLCDRVAIMDAGKILEMDTPAALVRGLDAPVRISLAPGTLSAQDAQAVAGSDVVEVDGSGTTITTRDASRVLSDLAARDALAGLSVKGASLEDVFLDLTGRQYRA, via the coding sequence ATGGGTGTGGAGATTCGGGCCGAGGGGCTGGTCATGACGTACGGGGACGTGCGGGCGGTGGACGGGGTGAGCTTCACGGTCGCGCCGGGGGAGTTCTTCGGGCTGCTCGGGCCCAACGGGGCGGGCAAGACCACGACGCTGGAGATGGTCGAGGGGCTGCGCAAGCCGATGGGTGGCACCGTGCGGATCGACGAGCACGAGCCGTGGAAGCGCGAGCCCGAGCTGCAGCGCCGCATGGGGGTGCAGCTGCAGGCGTCCTCGTTCTTCGAGCGGCTGACCGCCCGCGAGCAGCTCGACACGTTCGGCGCGCTCTACGGGGTGCCCGCGGGACGCACCGACGAGATGCTCGAGCAGGTCGGCCTGGTCGACAAGGCCGACGTCCGCACCGAGGACCTGTCCGGCGGCCAGAAGCAGCGGCTGTCGATCGCGTGCGCCCTCATCCACGACCCCGAGGTCGTCTTCCTCGACGAGCCCACCGCGGCGCTCGACCCGCAGGCCCGGCACAACCTGTGGGACGTGCTGCGCACGATCAACGCCTCCGGCAGGACCGTGATCCTGACGACGCACTACATGGACGAGGCGGAGGTGCTGTGCGACCGGGTCGCGATCATGGACGCCGGCAAGATCCTCGAGATGGACACCCCGGCCGCCCTGGTGAGGGGGCTCGACGCGCCCGTGCGGATCAGCCTCGCGCCGGGCACGCTGTCCGCGCAGGACGCCCAGGCGGTCGCGGGCAGCGACGTGGTCGAGGTCGACGGCTCCGGCACCACGATCACGACGCGGGACGCCTCCCGGGTGCTCAGCGATCTCGCCGCCCGCGACGCGCTCGCGGGCCTCAGCGTCAAGGGCGCCTCCCTCGAGGACGTCTTCCTCGACCTCACCGGCCGGCAGTACCGCGCATGA
- a CDS encoding type IV toxin-antitoxin system AbiEi family antitoxin domain-containing protein, with product MNLDDLIATGRGYVTRGQFLDSGYDDRDIRAAVRTGLLRRRRQGVYVHAATFDVLSPEQQHIIDVRSVADKLGPAVAISHQSACAIHGAAMYGTPLDRIHVTRLDGAAGRTAHGIVHHEGRILRDDDLEEIDGMLVVKAPRAIFELSTTGTVESAIVVMDSGLHLALTTPEQLADLGDRFESWPGARRARYAASLADGRAESPGESRSRYLFRRHNLPTPQLQVPVHDEDGELIGWTDFGWIEYRHLGEFDGKVKYGGLSDDLRTPQEIAFAEKNREDRIRRQLFGVSRWTWREIDPSREHATVRRIEGELHQSRRLYTRNRVIIPLD from the coding sequence ATGAACCTCGACGACCTCATCGCCACCGGCCGCGGCTACGTCACGCGTGGACAGTTCCTCGACAGCGGATACGACGACCGCGACATCCGGGCGGCGGTCCGCACGGGTCTGCTGCGGCGACGTCGCCAGGGCGTGTACGTGCACGCCGCGACGTTCGACGTCCTCTCACCCGAGCAGCAGCACATCATCGACGTACGATCGGTGGCCGACAAGCTCGGCCCCGCCGTCGCGATCAGCCACCAGTCGGCCTGCGCGATCCACGGGGCCGCCATGTACGGGACACCCCTGGACCGCATCCACGTGACCCGTCTCGACGGCGCGGCCGGGCGCACCGCCCACGGGATCGTGCACCACGAGGGACGCATCCTCCGTGACGACGACCTCGAGGAGATCGACGGCATGCTGGTGGTCAAGGCGCCGCGGGCGATCTTCGAGCTCAGCACGACCGGCACGGTCGAGTCGGCCATCGTCGTGATGGACTCCGGACTGCACCTCGCCCTCACGACGCCCGAGCAGCTGGCCGATCTCGGCGACCGGTTCGAGAGCTGGCCGGGAGCGCGCCGGGCCCGCTACGCCGCGTCGCTCGCGGACGGACGCGCGGAGTCACCCGGCGAGTCACGCTCGCGCTACCTGTTCCGCCGGCACAACCTGCCGACGCCCCAGCTGCAGGTCCCTGTCCACGACGAGGACGGCGAGCTGATCGGCTGGACCGACTTCGGCTGGATCGAGTACCGGCACCTCGGGGAGTTCGACGGCAAGGTCAAGTACGGCGGGCTGTCGGACGATCTGCGTACGCCGCAGGAGATCGCGTTCGCCGAGAAGAACCGCGAGGACCGGATCCGCCGCCAGCTGTTCGGGGTGAGCCGATGGACGTGGCGGGAGATCGACCCCTCACGCGAGCACGCGACGGTGCGCCGCATCGAGGGCGAGCTCCACCAGTCGCGCCGGCTCTACACCCGGAACCGCGTCATCATCCCGCTCGACTGA
- the ccsB gene encoding c-type cytochrome biogenesis protein CcsB, producing MTLAQYEQFSNYAVASATGILALAFVAYVLQWSLARGVAPDRELVLTDGEPAPAPASDPVQRSNMAGGIGFSLTQLATVVLLAGVVARGLSAERVPWGNMYEFGCASTLAALIAYVVLVRVWDIDWVGPIITGAGTVVLGASALVFVPAGPLVPALHSYWLVIHVLGAMIAGAAFLVGAAASVLYLVKAKAERTTPEGERTGFLWRIPPAAKIDQLAYRVHAFGFPIWTFAALIAGPIWAQYAWGRYWGWDPKEVWAFITWVVYAGYLHARATAGWKGKAAAILALIGFATFVFNFVGVNLFVGGLHSYAK from the coding sequence ATGACGCTCGCTCAGTACGAACAGTTCTCGAACTACGCTGTCGCCTCCGCGACCGGCATCCTGGCCCTCGCCTTCGTGGCGTACGTCCTGCAGTGGAGCCTCGCGCGGGGCGTCGCCCCGGACCGCGAGCTGGTGCTCACCGACGGCGAGCCGGCTCCGGCTCCTGCGTCGGACCCGGTCCAGCGCAGCAACATGGCAGGTGGCATCGGCTTCTCGCTCACGCAGCTCGCGACCGTCGTGCTGCTCGCCGGCGTGGTCGCGCGCGGGCTCTCGGCCGAGCGCGTGCCGTGGGGCAACATGTACGAGTTCGGCTGCGCCTCGACCCTGGCCGCCCTCATCGCGTACGTCGTGCTGGTGCGGGTCTGGGACATCGACTGGGTCGGACCGATCATCACGGGTGCCGGCACCGTCGTGCTGGGCGCCTCCGCCCTGGTCTTCGTGCCCGCGGGACCGCTCGTCCCCGCACTGCACTCGTACTGGCTCGTGATCCACGTGCTCGGCGCGATGATCGCGGGTGCCGCCTTCCTCGTCGGCGCCGCGGCGTCGGTGCTCTACCTCGTCAAGGCCAAGGCCGAGCGCACGACGCCCGAGGGCGAGCGCACGGGCTTCCTGTGGCGCATCCCGCCCGCTGCCAAGATCGACCAGCTCGCGTACCGCGTGCACGCGTTCGGCTTCCCGATCTGGACCTTCGCGGCCCTCATCGCCGGGCCGATCTGGGCGCAGTACGCGTGGGGACGCTACTGGGGCTGGGACCCCAAGGAGGTCTGGGCGTTCATCACCTGGGTCGTCTACGCGGGCTACCTGCACGCCCGGGCGACCGCCGGCTGGAAGGGCAAGGCCGCCGCGATCCTCGCCCTCATCGGCTTCGCGACGTTCGTGTTCAACTTCGTCGGCGTCAACCTCTTCGTCGGCGGCCTCCACTCCTACGCCAAGTAG
- the resB gene encoding cytochrome c biogenesis protein ResB, producing the protein MSVDERPTTEDRPSRGGTSNAVPALGRRELTRWFWRQLTSMRTALFLLLLLAIAAIPGSLVPQRGVDARAVEAYFLDHPKSAPILDDLGFFSVYSSPWFSAVYLLLMVSLIGCILPRSFVYFRALRARPPRAPRNFSRLPASASFETDRSPEEVVTAARSVLRRSRVDVVDRDGVHEVSAEKGFLREAGNLVFHVSIVVVLIGVAIGTLFGYRGSVMVTDDGGQFANSLTQYDEFSAGALFTNGDLPPFALTLDKMTARFQPFGSQQAGAPREFRAQGTYTSEPGSAEKPFDITVNHPLSIGSTSVYLVGQGYAPVLKVTDSKGDVVFDDAVPFLPADATYTSNGILKVPDAQPEQLGFQGFFLPTAAEQNGVSISVHPAAANPLLSFNVWHGDLGLDDGTPQSVFILDKSDMTQYKEDGKNLRISLAPGQTADLPDGGTIEFVEVAQFARFQISSAPLVKVPLIGIIAGLIGLMVSLTVKPRRTWIRTRRDGSRTVVDVAVLDRVPRDDLPADLDDFLERLKDSLTHTDERVQA; encoded by the coding sequence ATGAGCGTCGACGAGCGTCCCACCACCGAGGACCGTCCCAGCCGGGGCGGGACCTCCAACGCGGTCCCGGCCCTCGGCCGCCGCGAGCTCACCCGGTGGTTCTGGCGTCAGCTGACGTCGATGCGCACCGCGCTGTTCCTGCTCCTGCTGCTCGCCATCGCAGCGATCCCCGGCTCCCTGGTGCCGCAGCGCGGGGTCGACGCGCGCGCCGTCGAGGCGTACTTCCTGGACCACCCCAAGAGTGCGCCGATCCTCGACGACCTCGGCTTCTTCAGCGTCTACAGCTCGCCGTGGTTCAGCGCGGTCTACCTGCTGCTCATGGTGTCGCTGATCGGCTGCATCCTGCCCCGCTCGTTCGTCTACTTCCGCGCGCTGCGGGCACGTCCGCCGCGCGCGCCCCGCAACTTCTCGCGCCTGCCGGCGTCGGCCTCGTTCGAGACCGACCGCTCGCCCGAGGAGGTGGTGACCGCCGCCCGCAGCGTCCTTCGCCGCTCCCGCGTCGACGTCGTGGACCGCGACGGCGTGCACGAGGTCAGCGCGGAGAAGGGCTTCCTGCGCGAGGCCGGCAACCTGGTCTTCCACGTCAGCATCGTCGTGGTGCTGATCGGCGTCGCGATCGGCACGCTGTTCGGCTACCGCGGCTCGGTCATGGTGACCGACGACGGCGGGCAGTTCGCCAACTCGCTGACCCAGTACGACGAGTTCAGCGCGGGCGCCCTGTTCACCAACGGCGACCTGCCGCCGTTCGCGCTGACCCTCGACAAGATGACCGCCCGGTTCCAGCCCTTCGGCAGCCAGCAGGCCGGCGCCCCGCGTGAGTTCCGCGCCCAGGGGACGTACACCTCCGAGCCCGGCTCGGCCGAGAAGCCGTTCGACATCACGGTCAACCACCCGCTGTCGATCGGCAGCACATCGGTCTACCTCGTGGGCCAGGGCTATGCGCCGGTGCTCAAGGTCACCGACAGCAAGGGCGACGTGGTCTTCGACGACGCGGTGCCGTTCCTGCCGGCCGATGCGACGTACACCTCCAACGGGATCTTGAAGGTGCCGGACGCGCAGCCCGAGCAGCTCGGCTTCCAGGGCTTCTTCCTGCCGACCGCCGCGGAGCAGAACGGCGTCTCGATCTCGGTCCACCCGGCCGCTGCCAACCCGCTGCTGTCGTTCAACGTCTGGCACGGCGATCTCGGCCTGGACGACGGCACTCCGCAGTCGGTCTTCATCCTCGACAAGTCCGACATGACGCAGTACAAGGAGGACGGCAAGAACCTGCGGATCTCGCTGGCCCCCGGTCAGACCGCGGACCTGCCCGACGGCGGGACGATCGAGTTCGTCGAGGTCGCGCAGTTCGCGCGGTTCCAGATCAGCTCGGCCCCGCTGGTCAAGGTGCCACTGATCGGCATCATCGCGGGCCTGATCGGTCTCATGGTCTCGCTGACGGTCAAGCCGCGCAGGACCTGGATTCGCACTCGTCGGGACGGCTCACGTACCGTGGTGGACGTCGCCGTCCTGGACCGTGTGCCCCGTGATGACCTGCCCGCTGACCTGGACGACTTCCTGGAGCGGTTGAAGGACTCGCTCACGCACACCGACGAAAGAGTGCAGGCATGA
- a CDS encoding cytochrome c biogenesis CcdA family protein: MTDWFSDTVSSGNLLLAAPVAILAGLVSFFSPCVVPLLPGYLSYVSGVAAQDLESARRGRLLAGALLFVLGFSVVFVLGGALFGSVGLELRQYQDTLAVVTGILVILLGLVFIGFVPFLQREGRVHAVPAVGLAIAPVLGVFFGLGWTPCIGPTLAAVLGLSFATDDATAARGAFLAFTYCLGLGIPFVLAALGFGKFMHALSWFRRHQRAVSIIGGSLLIAVGIMLVTGWWNDLVGEMQTWVGGFEAPV, from the coding sequence GTGACCGACTGGTTCAGCGACACCGTCTCCTCCGGCAACCTGCTCCTCGCGGCGCCAGTGGCGATCCTGGCGGGGCTCGTCTCGTTCTTCTCCCCGTGCGTCGTGCCGCTGCTGCCGGGCTATCTCTCGTACGTCTCGGGGGTCGCGGCGCAGGACCTGGAGTCGGCGCGCCGCGGGCGGCTGCTCGCGGGCGCGCTGCTGTTCGTCCTCGGCTTCTCGGTGGTGTTCGTCCTCGGTGGAGCGCTGTTCGGGTCCGTGGGCCTCGAGCTGCGCCAGTACCAGGACACGCTGGCGGTCGTCACCGGCATCCTGGTGATCCTGCTGGGGCTCGTCTTCATCGGCTTCGTGCCGTTCCTGCAGCGCGAGGGCCGCGTCCACGCCGTCCCGGCCGTCGGCCTGGCGATCGCGCCGGTCCTCGGCGTCTTCTTCGGTCTCGGCTGGACGCCGTGCATCGGGCCCACCCTGGCCGCGGTGCTCGGCCTGTCCTTCGCGACGGATGACGCGACCGCGGCCCGCGGCGCCTTCCTCGCATTCACCTACTGCCTGGGCCTCGGGATCCCCTTCGTCCTGGCAGCACTCGGCTTCGGAAAGTTCATGCATGCCCTCTCGTGGTTCCGCCGTCACCAACGCGCCGTCTCGATCATCGGCGGCTCCCTGCTCATCGCGGTCGGGATCATGCTCGTGACCGGCTGGTGGAACGACCTGGTCGGGGAGATGCAGACCTGGGTCGGCGGATTCGAGGCTCCCGTATGA